Genomic DNA from Accipiter gentilis chromosome 9, bAccGen1.1, whole genome shotgun sequence:
CACAAGCCCAGGCAGATTGCAGCTCAGGAGATAAATTGTTTAACGAGCCCCATCAGCAGACAGCTGCTGTGCGGAGAGGATTGTGGCGTTTTAAGGAGTCCTCATGCTGTTTCACATGCAAGacttggtttttttaagcaaccAGGAAGTATGGAGTAGCCTTGGGCAATTTAATCCCTAATACAACACACCGGGTTTCAGTAGTGTACAATTCTTAGTCATGGGActgtttctctttggttttctGTCTGTTTCCTAGCCTTATAAAGTTCCCCCTGATGCCAGATGCGTGTGTCCCAACAGAGATCCGTGTGTTACTCAGGTGTCAAGGTTTCCTGAAGCCAAACACAGCCCAGGCACTGCCCtggtttcagtttgtgcccacttcCAGCTTGCCATCTCATTTCAGGTCTGACACGCTGGTGTTCAGCTTGTCTCCAGTCTCCAGCCAACTGAATAGAATGGAACGGAACGGAACGGAATGGAATGGAATTTGGGGGATTTGGGTCTGGGTCTTTCAAGGACTTCCTTCCAGTCTGCTGGGACATGGCTCCTTCTCCAGGATGTGGCCACACTGCAGCTCTCCCTTGCACTAGGAGGCCTGTACAGCTCCCAGGTTTGTTGGCCAAGTCAGCCCCCGAGAGCTGGGTCAGGGGATCAAGGGACTCACAAGGGAATTGCATTTGGGTGCCAACCACCTGGGATGGGTGTCCTGCTGCAGCTGCGTGGAACACAGGAGTACCCCCAGAACTGGCAGCTCATGCTGAGGTGGAATCCAAGGTCTCGGCCACCTTTTACTCCTCTGTAAGAAGCAGCTTGttctgcaggacagcagcacTTACTGTTGTTTATTTATCATTTATTGactccaactccttgtgctcaTTCAGCTACAAGGTCCCAGCAGTTATGATCCTTCCCTCTGTGTAGAAAGACTCCAGAACACCTCGACCCATTGGGAGGCAAAGGGTCTTTACCATGAATGTCAGCAGTGCCTGCAGAGACCCTTGCATTTTTTCTGCTGGAGGAGACCATGACACTCCTAATTCCGCTGTTAGACTACATAGGTATGGCAGTGCTAGAACAGCACAAGTGAGGAGGCCAGGATAAGCTGCGCTCTACTTTTCCAAGACAAAAGAGAACCACAGAAGCCTCTATCATCAGTAATAAGCATCAGAGCAAAGTCATCAAAACAATGCCATACACATAACTAAGCAGAGCTGGAAACTTCTCAGTTATCTGATCAGTTACTCCCAGTAGCAGAAACCTGACTTAGGATATTGtaatgcaaagcaaaaaatgtCAAGGAAGTGGTAAAATGCACTTGTGTGTGAGGACTATGTgaaagacctgaaaaaaaaaacagaccgAGGAGAGGATTTCTGCATTAGCAGTGTGAGCCAGGTAGCCCGGGCCAGACGTTGCGCTGAGGGCCAGGAtggccagcagcccccagctggTGGTGAGGCTGTCTGCCCGGCCTGCTCTGCCACCAAAACCTAAGCTACTTGGATGATCCAAGTGTTGTAGCCTCACTGTCACTGACCTAAAATGGGCTTCAGAAAAACAGTCCTGCCAGGAAAACTACCTGTGAGCAGATCTGAGTCCTAGAAAATCAAGGCACAAGCCAGGTCTCTCACCCAAGTGTCTGCATAGCTCctgtctctttccttttctccacttGTCTTTCCTTTGTCTCCACTGACCGACACTCCCCATTCCTCCTATGCCCTATGGGACAGATATATGGGGCTAAGGCGGGGTGTCTACATGTGTGTGTTGATCCTATCGCCAATCCCTGGCTGCAGACCTAGAACCAGCGGGCTGCCGCAGCAGGGCAGTGCTCCACCTTGGGCTGGGCTCACCTCACTCCCAAGTGAAAGGGATGTTTTCCCTGTGGGGTTTCTGCCCCAGGCAATGCCCTTCTAAGCACGGCTccagggacagggacgggggCTCCTGTGCACTCCAGCCAGGGTTGCTTCCATGCTTGCAGGGCCTCCTCCGTAGCCACTGTTATGATTAACTTCTGATCTCAAGGAGATGTGAATCCCAGCACCATCTCTCCCCATTTGGCTGGTCCCTTTGAAACAGCAACAGCTCTTTTGGAAGTCACCGCTCTCTCCAGTGCCAGCCCTGGCTTGCTTGTCCTTCCCGCTCATCTGCTGAACCTCCCTCATGCTGTCCCCTGGTCACCTGTGAGGAGAAACAGGGACAAGTGGAGTAGAGGAACTGGGCATCAGTGCAGATCTCAGTGGCGCAGAGATGTACAGCAGGAGACAGGATCGGGTTGCACATTTCACTGCATTCCTCACACCTGGATCACAGTTAGTTTAAGCTGTTTTTCCATCTCACAGCTACATTTTGTGCTGCTGCTCCCAGAGATCAGACACTTCCCACTGGTCTCTTGGCAggtcctgccctgggctgccGTGTTCCCGGGCAGGGTGCTTGGCCTGGAGGTGGGGGGTGTGCATCCCCCTTCCCATCAGCTCTGCACCCCTGGGTACTCCCAGCAAACCCCTGCCAGGAGGAAGACCCAGCCCGCTTGCGTGGACAGGAGAGAAACTGAAGCGGCTCTTGCAGTTCCTGGCAAAGCACCCAAAGGCAAAATCCTCCCCCGACTGTCCCCTGCAGCACGGCTGGACCAGCGATGAGTCTCTGTCCTGGGCACCCCCTCCTCCAGGCACgtcccccccactgccccctccctgcactccagctgcctgctgccccatCCTGTGGAGACCCCACGCTGCCGTAGGCACCCCAGTTCCCActggaggagaggggctgggagcaATCCCCGGGGATACCTTCACCCCAGGCACAGGCACACTGAACAGGTTCCCCCGAGCACAGCACGCTGGGGACACCCCAGCAGGGACGATACGTGTACGTGCGCGTCTGCCTGCCTTTTTGGCCCGTTTCTGCCTGCCTCCATCTGTGTTTCTGCCTCTCCTTGCCTGTGCATCTGCGCGTGCATCTGCGTGTCTCTCTGCACGTCTGCTTGTCCCTTTGTCTGTCTGGCTCTCAGCGTGTGCATGCGTGCGCCTTACTGTGAATGCGCGTGTCGCTTTTCGCGTGCCCGTGCGTCCGTCTGTCTCTTCGGTGCGTGCGGGTGACCTTGTCCGTCTGCCCGCGTACGTCTGTGTCCTCCTCCTGCGTCCGCCTGCCTGTGTCCGTCCATCCCTACACACATACGTCCATCTGTCCCGCACCGTGCCCCGCCCGCCGCCACGGCCCTTCAGCACCGCGGCGCACGGACAGCTCCCGCCGCCCCTTAccgcggcggccccggggacGCTCCGCGCACCGCCCCGCGCACCGCCGCGCGCACCGCCCCGCGCACCGCACCGCGCACCGCAcggcgccccctccccgccggagcgccccgccccgcgccccgcgccgcaccgcgccgcgccccgccccgccgtacataagcgccgccgccgccgccgccgccggtcctGCTCGGCCGCCATGAGCTACGGCGCGGAGCCGGCGGCGCTGGCCGCCTCCTACCGCCACCTCTTCGCGGAGGCCCCGCGGCGGCccgagggggcggcgggccggcggGCGCGCCCGGGCGCGGAGCCGCGCCCGGGGCGGGAGCGCAGCGCCGAGCCGCGGCGGGCGCGGGCCAGCGAGAAGGAGCAGCTGCAGGGCCTGAACGAGCGCTTCGCCGGCTACATCGAGCGGGTGCGGGCGCTGGAGGAGCGGAACCGGGCGCTGGCGGCCGAGCTGGCGGCGCTGCGGGAGCGCTCGGCCGAGCCGCGCCGGCTGGGCCAGCTGCTGGGCGGGGAGCTGCGCGCCCTGCGCGCCCGCCTGGAGGAGGCGCACGGGGAGCGGGCGCAGGCGGCGCTGGAGCGGGCGCGCCTGGCCGAGGAGACGCAGCGGCTGCGGGCGCGCTGCGAGGAGGAGGCGCGGGGCCGCGCCGAGGCGGAGCAGGCCCTGCGCTCCCGGCAGCAGGCGGCCGAGGGggccgcccgcgcccgcgccgacctggagcggcgggcggcggcgctgcggGAGGAGCTGGCGGCGCTGCGCAGCGCCCACGCCGAGCAGCTGGCCCAGCTGGGCGCCGCGCTCcgcgccgccgcgccggccccggccccggcccccggcccggcggggcggcccgaCCTGGCGGCGGCGCTGCGGGAGCTGCGCGCCCAGTACGAGGCGCTGGCGGCCCGCAACCTGCAGGCGGCCGAGGACTGGTACCGCGCCCGCTGCGCCCGCCTCCACGAGCGGGCGGCCCGCAGCCAGGAGGCCGTGCGGGCCAGCCGCCGGGAGGCCGGCGAGTGCCGCCGCCAGCTGCAGGCCCGCCTCGCCGAGATGGAGAGCCTGCGCGGCGCCCACCAGTCCCTggagaggcagctgcaggagctggaggagcggCACAGCGCCGAGGCCGCCGGCCTGCAGGTGAGCCGGGCGGCGCCGGGAGCCGTCCCCGGGAGCCGTCCCCGGGAGCCGTCCCCGGGAACCGTCCCCTCCCCGCGCTGGCGGTGCCCCTGCGGCAGCCAGCATCCTCCTCCCGTGCGGTCTCGCCCCAGCACTCGGCACCTCCGTCCCTCCCGCTCGCCCAGCACCGCACGGCACCGGGCCTCTTCATCCCACGCAATCCCCCCGGCGCTGTGCGGCACCCAGCGCCTCCCCGCCACGCAGCACCGGCACCCCCGACCCagcgctcccccctcccctggtCCTGGGCAGCCCCGAGCATCTCTACTGCACGCAGAATCCCGCAGCGCAGCTCCAtcctctgcagcagcccctccCGCAGTTCTGGGCAGCGCTGGACACCTCGGCCCAatgcggggggtgtgtgtgtgtgtgtcccgcaCCGTGCAGCACCCGGCGCCCACTCTACCCCGTGCTGTGCTGCACTGCGTGCAACACCCCCGCGCCAGCCCTATACAGCACCAACCCCCTCTTGCCTTGTGCAGCGCCCACCCACGCAGGGGCAGTGTCCCCCGCAGCACTGCGCAGCACCAGGCATCCCTTGCAGCCTTCCTCCCGCCCTGGCTTAGGGCCTCTCTGCCCTGCACAACAGATCCTGCTTCACCAGGGCATCGCCTGCCGCCTTCGCCCTTTATCCATAGGCAGGACTCCAGAGGGCAGGTTTCGGGGGGGACGGTCAGGGCCACGACGCTCCCTCCAGTACCCCCTTTCTGCAGGGGATGTCCCTGCATGCGGCAGTACTGTGTGGGGCATCGCCCCGTCCCTGCCCTGTCCCTTAAGGGTCAGCTCCAAAATTGACCACACGTTCCCCGTCGTTGTGGGTAATTCCTCGAAGCCGTCTGCCCAGGCTTGGCCCCTCGCCCTGTGGCCTGGCTCTTGGCACCTGCACTGCAGAAATCGGAGCTCTGCAAACGTTAAGGCTGAATCTGCAGCCAGATCCCAGCATCTCTTATGTCTGTGGAAAGATTCACGTGGGGCAGACACTGAGCGCTCCATATCTCTTATGCCATTACTGCAGTATTACCGCATTTTCTTGCTACAGGGCTATGTGCAtgatttataataaaataaatcctgAGATTGTTCTATTACAAGGCTATTAAATGATCTGTGGTTTCTAAATCAGGCTCTTTCCTTCTAAATAGTGAAACAACTGCCTTACGTCATACCTGAAGGATGTTGTTATTTCACACCCAAGTAATGCCTTGTCATTTTCAAGGCCGAATTTTGCAAGGCTCTCTACAATTCATGACTGCAGCTCCAAGCTGCTTGCAATCTTCCTGAATAGTTGAGGTGGTCTTCAACAAATATTGTGGAAATAGGCAATATACAATATTTCCTGTAGTGGATGAAAGGATTACACACAGTAATCTTCTTAAATAGTCTTCATGCCATGTAAAAGGAGGGATTCCAGGAACAGCCTatcaaatgggggaaaaaaaaatgcaactggaTTAAACAGCACCATAATTGAAATTGCTTAAGTGACAGCACAGCAGCATTTTCCTACATGACCCTCAGGATCTGCTTTAACTGTGGTAATACTTAGGAGTCTTTTCAGCAATATGCATGTGTAGCAAGTAAGTAATTTCCCTGTCTGCAACCAGTGGAAAAGGATGGAAGTCTGTCTTAAAAGAGAATATTCCTTTTGtttgagcttttaaaatgttcctaTAGACTGCTAAAGCAGGGGCATATCTTTGTATTCATCGGCTATCCAGTCAAATCCAAACCAATATGCAAGAGCTTTCTGTTAGGGAACAGGTTTGCAGTGATGTGGGGAGGGGGTTTCATTCAACCAGCTGGTGGAGATGGGGTGTGGAAGAGAGGTACAGACAGGGTAATAACAAGGGTAACTCATTTTTAAAGAGCATTTTGTTCATGCAGACTGCAGGCGGAGGGAAGGGGGCTGAAGGCACGGAGAGTCAGAGCAGCAAGAGTGAGGCTGTCCCAGGGTAGGGTCACCCCGAATCTCTCCCTCCTGTCATGGCTCGGTGCAGCAGCAGTCTGGCTGCATCAGAGCAGAGATTTTAATCTGTACTGCAGTGGTATCCATGCACGTCCTGGGGCTTTTCAGTTGGTGCCCCAATGGTCTCCTTGAACCCTCTCCCATTGCCCAGTTCCACCTCGGAGGCACAGCTCCATGCAGCTCTCTCGCTGTGGGGGGTGGTCAGGGCAGCACAGGACAAGGCAGAGACCCCAAGGATAGCCCATAAATGTCCCACAGCATGGGACGTGTTCAGCTAACTTGGCTGTGAGATGCCCTGTGCTGCATTCAGGATGGGCTGGCGCTGCTTCTCCCAGGGGCTCAGAGTGGGCTCGCTGTGTTAGGCTCAGCgcagctccctgctccttgggCAGCTCCATGTCTCGTGGCTGTCTCTGCACTGTGCATAAGGAAGGTTATGCAGGACATGAAGGAGGGGACAAGATGGAATGAGAGGACAGGGACAAGATGGGGATGGTGTGGCAGGACAAAGCTCGTTCCCTGGAACAAAGGAGCTGGAAGTGATTGCAAAGGCCCAGCTGTGGGAGGGGTGTGTGGGAGAGCAGATGTTGGCAGTGGTCATTGGTGGGctttgcaggcagggctgcactgTCACTTAAATGCAAACTGCTTACTCATTCTTGCTCCAAATCACACTCCAGTGGCATAGtggggcagctggcagcaggaaaCCATCTGATTGGGAAGATCCCTATAGAAGTGGGCTGCTGGATGCATGTGTGAGAAAACCAGGCTACttgttttctgacaaaaaaaaaaaaaaagaaaaaaagattagtcCCCTTTGTTAGCAGAAAATCTGGCCTTGGACTCTTCCACATTGCAGGTAGAACTGGATGTAGCAGCCATGGCAGGGCAAAGCTGATGGGAAGGATGCTAGAAGGACATTGTTGTCCATCTGAGCACCCTGCCTCTTACAGGGCAGGCCCCTGACTCTGTAACTGCCCCAGATCCCTGTGTCACCCTGGGGCCCTGAGGCATTTTCTGGGGAAGGTGTCAGACTTCCCCTCCTGGCGCCAGCTCTTCCCTCCTACCCTGGCAACGCGACCTCTCCTTCCACCACCCGgacctgtgtcccagtgcagacTGCAGCCCTTCTCAAAGCACCTGCTCCAGCCATgggctgctgcagtgctgggtgctCTTGCTTGTCCCGCTAAGCCACTGCCCCTGCTTTGATAATATTTAAGCCCAAAACTTCTTGTCCCTccccagcagctcttcccttccctccataGCATCCTGCCTCGTCCCCCACAGGACTGGGGGCTCCACCACTGTGCACCCTCCCCATCTCACAGACCCTGCTGCAGATGGGAAACTATATAAATCTGTCAAGGTTTAAAACCCACCACCATGCACACTCACAAGTAATGGCTGGTGCACTGCCTCCTGCTTCATCCCTGTTAACATGAGATTTCTTGGTTCCAAGCTCCTGGTGGGATGTGTCATCATGGACCAACTGCCCATTGCTGCTTCCCTGTCTCCGTGATGGGCAGAGCAGAAAAGCGGTGGGAGAGGTCCCTGCTCTGAAACACGGCCCTGAGCACCCTTGCCTTTGCAGGACACCATCGGGCAGCTGGAGGACGACCTGCGAAACACCAAAACCGAGATGGCTCGGCACTTGAGGGAGTACCAAGACCTGCTTAATGTCAAGATGGCCCTTGATATTGAGATAGCTGCCTACAGGTAAGGCTGCTCTGACCCTGCTCTGCCTGGCCACTTCCCAAGCCCAATCTCCTGACCCCACCAGGCTGGGATGTTTTAAGGGCCTGGAAAATATCGGTGCACACTCAAGGAGCAACACCATCACGTTGCTCATCTTTCCTGCCTGGACCTGCCGTGCTTCTGCCTGGGGAGCAGCCATGGCTCCCTGTCATGCCTCAATCTAGCAGCCATGAATGACCCCAGCCATCCCAGAAGCAGTGTTTTCTAATGGGGACTGTTGGGGTTGGAAACTTGTCTCTCTTGCAAAGTCAAAGTAGATGCAAAAGGCAGAGTCCCTCTGGTCCAGGGTTTTATTTTCCTGGCGTTTCTGGAGGGAGCTGGTCTCATGTACCCCATATTGCAAATGGTCCAAAAATGATTGACCAAAGTATATGATTTTGAATCAGTCTCATCGTGCAGTGGGACCTAAGCCAGTGTTCACCACAGGCTGGGGTGATGGGACTGGAGTACTCAGACTTTCTTGCAGGTCACAGCACACCTTCAAGCTTTGCAGATATTTCACATGAGATGTCCTCAGACTAACTTCAGACTAACCTCTTCCCTTGTGATGTGCTTGCAGGAAGCttctggagggagaggagaaccTCTTCAACTTGGGAAGTGTCGGCGTTTCAGCACTCAATCCCCTCCCCAACCCTACTTACTCCTTCCAGCCAAGGGGCTTTAGTTCCTCTACTCTGTCCTTCAAGGAGGAGGAACAAGGAGAGGTTATTAAAGTGACCTCTAAAATATCATGCAGCAGGGCTGAGATGATTGAGGGGACCATAACCTCTGCCAAGAAAAGAGGGAGATTAAACCTGCATGAAGGAATTGTTGCGAATGCAAAAATGTAACTGTCAGGACCCCCTCCATTTTGCATTTGGGAGGGAACAGTCTCCACTCGGCCTTTAAATTGCCCTTccaggcacaaagccacgctggGCTCACGGGAAGCCCCCCTTAGAAACACGTAACTCCCCGGGAACACTGACCCGGGGCCGGCTTCCTTGCGGGTCCTGCCACACAGAGGCCGAGCTTGGCACATTGCTCCCTTTTAAATGGGGAAGAGGCACGGGCAGGTAGCTAGATGCATGTTGGTCATTGTTGTGGTGGCACCGTGGACTCATAGCACccaccatccctccctccctcctcccgtagtgggtgagggggagctggctgggccAGCTGTGCAGCTGGCTCTCCAGGGAGGGGGGGCAAGGGAAACAACATGTTTACTATAAATAGTTTCAAGGCTACACACCTTCATCTACTATCCAAATCCACATATAGCTAAACTCTTCCCTGCTCCTCAAGCCGTAGCCATCCACTTTTAATCCCAGAAGCACAGAAATAGCCATACTGGACTGTAACCACACCTGACATCTGGTCTATGAGAAACTTAGGTTTTAAACTATAAGGAacgtttttgggttgttttttttttttttttgtcctgacaACTCTGTCTGGTTTTCGGCAGTGTTAGTCCAGCCAGGCATGTGGGGTTTGCTAGCAGCAGGCGCAGGGCAAGGAACCAGTGCATCAGAGGTGAAGGCACCACCACACCGCCAGGCGCAGTGCCTTCTCTGGTGTCGCTGGCTCCGAAATGTCAGGGTCTGCAGGGCCCCTTGTTTGGCTGCACAGTCGTCACATGAAAACCCTGCGCTCACATTAGCATCGTGCCCCAGCCAGCACTGGGAAGCTGCAGGACTCCCAAACACCAGCCTGCAAAGCATCCTCGTCTCCGCTCTAACTGTTCCAACATGTGCCAAATTTGATATAGGATTTACAACCATAGGTTTCCTTCAATGCCTTAAAATTGCCAGCGATCGCTTTTGCAAGAGCCggagactctgtgtgtgtgtgtgttgcgtgTCAGTGCACTGGCAAGGTTATCATCACAAGACCTTACTGCCCTCGCAGTAGTGCCAGAGTAGTTCCTGGAACCAGCAAATCGTTTGCTTGCACTCTTTCCTCTTCTATTGTAAGGCAcaagttaataattaaaaagaaagaagtagttATGTGGATCAAAACCGAGCTGTTTTGTcgtctttgctgctgcttcacctTGGGAGCACACCTCAGTGTCTGGCCCATACCCAGTTCGGTTCCCAGCAGTCCCTCTGGTCCCCTGCAAAGAGCTTGGTGTTGGGATGTGGCCACCCAAgtttgctgctggagctgcaaggCAAGGCTGGTCCCACCGATGGCAGTGGGGCATCCCTGGGTCTCACCCCCAGGTGCCTGTTGCGGTGGCCCTGTTTTGTAGAAGAGTTCGTAGCCGGCTGGCCGAGGGAACAAGGTCTCCCATGGCCAAACGCACCCTCGTTTGCCCTAAAAATGGACTCGGAGGCTTTGATTTGCATCACCCCCCTGGCAGTTTGGTCCCAAGATACCTGCCATTTTTCCTCCACCCTGCCTGCATGCTCAGGGGTTAAAAATAGCCTCTTTGTTTGCCTTCACAAGTGAAGATAAAGTGATTTACACAATAGCAGATGGAAGAAGTGAGAGTCCACCCACCTCCCAAGTAGACCCAGCAGTCAAAGGTGCCCGCAGAGCTGGCATGACTAGCACTGGCTTATATTCAGAAGATCCCCATGCTCTGCCTCAGATGTGCCTGTAGAGGGGCACATGGGAGGGCAGCGGGGCACAGAAAGAGCACGGGCAGTCTTCCCGCTGCGtggccctgccagcagcacactgTCCTATCACTTTCCCGTTCCTGCCTTGTCATGCCACGTCACGGTGATCTGCACCAGAGCCCTAGAGACACGGTGTGACAGTCAGTCTTCTCCACTAGCACTGCAGGCCAGGAGCAGTGCGGCCGCTTCCCTTGACCCTGCCACACTGATAACCTCGGGGACGATGCCCTGACGAGGCCACTCACCGCGGGGTGACGCAGCCCCAGGGAGGGCAGCCTTGCGGGCAGGCGAAGCGAGGTGCACCTTttggaggcaggggaggaggttCAGGGCATGGCTGGGGCAGCACATCCCACCAACAGTCCCCAGCAAAACAGTGCAGAGCAACCTGGGGTGctcaggcagagcactggggggggggcagtacCTGCAGAATTCAAGTCCAGGACCAACCAACCTCCAAATATCTCCTGGCTCAGCTGTCAGTTAGGAAATGCAGACACACAGCATTTCTCCCAAATCATAGGGGGAATAAAAGGCAGACGTGACTGTGCAGCTAATGAAATATATTCTGAACCTCAAATACCCTCCAGCACTGCTTTCTTTCTGTCCCTTGAGTATAAGCAGCCTGACCTGTCTTTTATTCTCAGCAGAAGCCTCCATCAGGATTCCTGCTTGCTCAGCTGGCTGGATGCTAGCAACAAAGCTGAGAATTTTACTTTGGCAATACCAGTGTGAAGGGGCTGCAGCTGTGGAGGAGGGCAAAGGAGCCAGGGGGAGGACAAGGTGCTGCTTTGGAAAACAACTGCTTTGCAAGGGCTGGCTCCAGACATTTCCTGCATTTCTGGAGCTCTGCAGCATTTTGGTGCTTTTTCATGGCACTAAGCTCCAGAGGCAGtagaggagcagcaggcagggaaaggactTGGGAGTTTAGGAGACACTAGAAAGGACCAGACTGGATTTTAGATTACCTTTTGGCTTTGACAGCCTCTCTGCTGGGCTGCATCCCCGTGATCTTACAGGATCTGAGGTGCCAAGCTTTAGTTACCCTGATGGCAGCAAGTGATCGACCGACCCCACAAATGCTCTCCTGGGACTGAGAGTGAGCGAGAGCCCTTGCAGGAGCAGGACACACCGCTTTCCTGAAGGACAGAGCCCAGCCACAGGTGCTGTGCGGCAAGGGAAGAGCTCCCAAGGGGGGCCAGAgctgcacccagctctgcagcagccgcCCAGCTACCCGTGACCAGCCTCTGGCTGCAATGCCTGGGCTGCGGGACAGCTCCCTCCGGGCATTTCCAGGGGCTCAGCCCATTTTGGCTGCAGGATCAGAGAAGGCACTGCTTAATGCCCAACTGAAGCACATGGAGCCCCATCTGCCCAACTCCTGCAGGCCCCAGGTGGCTGCCGCCATCGGGTGAGAAGGCTGAGCTCCTCATTGAACATGTGGCGACATGTGGCCCCTTCTATCCCTAAGGGAGGCGCATGCCCACACTCTCCTCATCTTTAGGAGAACAATGACAGCAGAGAGGGACAAGCCCAGCTCAGCACGTTACCAACAACTGACCTCCGGCTATCTCCATCCAGGCCTCCTTTTCCATCACTGTCTTCTTCTGGGCGACTCCTTTCACCTGCCTGCTTATACACACCAGAAGGCT
This window encodes:
- the INA gene encoding alpha-internexin — protein: MSYGAEPAALAASYRHLFAEAPRRPEGAAGRRARPGAEPRPGRERSAEPRRARASEKEQLQGLNERFAGYIERVRALEERNRALAAELAALRERSAEPRRLGQLLGGELRALRARLEEAHGERAQAALERARLAEETQRLRARCEEEARGRAEAEQALRSRQQAAEGAARARADLERRAAALREELAALRSAHAEQLAQLGAALRAAAPAPAPAPGPAGRPDLAAALRELRAQYEALAARNLQAAEDWYRARCARLHERAARSQEAVRASRREAGECRRQLQARLAEMESLRGAHQSLERQLQELEERHSAEAAGLQDTIGQLEDDLRNTKTEMARHLREYQDLLNVKMALDIEIAAYRKLLEGEENLFNLGSVGVSALNPLPNPTYSFQPRGFSSSTLSFKEEEQGEVIKVTSKISCSRAEMIEGTITSAKKRGRLNLHEGIVANAKM